One Mycolicibacterium parafortuitum DNA segment encodes these proteins:
- a CDS encoding DUF190 domain-containing protein yields MSTVLTLTTYFAERQRSGDRFLADAVLDLIERRRVGSSVMLRGIASFGPTQVIRSDRSLSLSEDPPVTITAVDTADRITALADEVATLIGRGVITLQRGFAAPAGLGGDGAVRVSLQLARRHRIAGVPGYVVVCEMMHRHGFAGADANLGVDGTVGDERRRARFFSRNAEVPLSIVGIGTGTQAAAVIDELAALLPDASWTAEPVVVCKAGGRTVTDPVLDGPFHALTVHTSESSRHDGRPIHRALIQRLKESDHASGATALRGIWGFRGPERPHGDRLGQLVRHVPVTTVIVGTAASIAATYPIVDELTAEEGLVTVGALAGMLERHSGQAHGSLDLGDDPYP; encoded by the coding sequence GTGAGCACGGTCCTGACGCTGACGACGTACTTCGCCGAGCGGCAGCGCAGCGGCGACCGGTTCCTGGCCGACGCGGTCCTCGACCTGATCGAACGGCGCCGGGTCGGCTCCAGCGTGATGCTGCGCGGCATCGCGAGTTTCGGGCCCACCCAGGTGATCCGCAGCGACCGGTCGCTGAGCCTGTCCGAGGATCCCCCGGTCACGATCACCGCCGTGGACACCGCCGACCGGATCACGGCGCTGGCCGACGAGGTCGCCACGTTGATCGGCCGCGGCGTCATCACGCTGCAGCGCGGATTCGCAGCACCGGCGGGTCTCGGCGGGGACGGCGCGGTCCGGGTGTCGCTGCAGCTGGCCCGGCGGCACCGCATCGCGGGCGTGCCCGGATACGTCGTGGTCTGCGAGATGATGCACCGGCACGGGTTCGCCGGAGCCGATGCCAATCTCGGGGTCGACGGCACGGTGGGCGACGAGCGCCGCCGCGCCCGCTTCTTCAGCCGCAACGCCGAGGTGCCGTTGTCGATCGTCGGGATCGGCACCGGCACGCAGGCCGCCGCCGTGATCGACGAGCTGGCGGCACTGCTGCCCGACGCGTCGTGGACGGCCGAACCTGTGGTCGTGTGCAAGGCCGGCGGTCGTACCGTCACCGACCCCGTCCTCGACGGCCCGTTCCACGCCCTGACCGTGCACACCTCGGAGTCGTCGCGCCACGACGGGCGCCCGATCCACCGCGCACTGATCCAGCGGCTCAAGGAGTCCGATCACGCCAGCGGGGCCACCGCGCTGCGCGGGATCTGGGGGTTCCGCGGCCCCGAGCGTCCGCACGGCGACCGGCTGGGACAGCTGGTGCGGCACGTCCCGGTCACCACGGTGATCGTCGGCACCGCGGCCAGCATCGCCGCGACCTATCCGATCGTCGACGAGCTGACCGCCGAGGAAGGATTGGTCACAGTCGGTGCGCTGGCGGGCATGCTCGAACGGCACTCCGGACAGGCGCACGGCAGCCTTGACCTCGGCGATGACCCATACCCCTGA
- the mbtN gene encoding mycobactin biosynthesis acyl-ACP dehydrogenase MbtN: MTAPTDAHTEDIAGYRALLDDVFDQTVVDWTAEAEASERFPRKLIEHLGSRGVFRSKWGPAGGQHPDVAKLNELAFRLGHLGSAGIGVGVSLHDSAIAVLRRFGKSEHLKTICEQAVDGQAVLCIAASEESGGSDLQIVETEVRSARDGFEVRGVKKFVSLSPIADHIMVVARSVDHDPSSRHGNVLVIAVPTSQVQVQTPWRKVGAAPLDTAAVHIDTWVPADHLVARAGTGLAAISWGLAHERMSVAGQVASSCQRALGITHARMVQRKQFGATLFEHQALRLRMADLQARVDLLRHGLNGIAAQGRLDLRAAAAVKVTAARLGEEVLSECMHIFGGSGYLVDETPLGRWWRDMKLARVGGGTDEVLWELVAAAMKPDFDGYAEMVGGAGS, from the coding sequence ATGACCGCACCCACCGACGCACATACCGAGGACATCGCCGGCTACCGAGCTCTCCTGGACGACGTGTTCGACCAGACCGTGGTCGATTGGACCGCCGAAGCCGAAGCGTCCGAACGGTTTCCGCGCAAGCTGATCGAACACCTCGGGTCCCGCGGCGTCTTCCGCAGCAAGTGGGGACCCGCTGGCGGTCAGCATCCCGACGTCGCCAAACTCAACGAACTCGCGTTCCGTCTCGGCCACCTCGGATCGGCGGGCATCGGCGTCGGTGTCAGCCTGCACGACTCGGCGATCGCGGTCCTGCGCCGGTTCGGCAAATCCGAGCATCTCAAGACGATCTGCGAACAGGCGGTCGACGGTCAGGCGGTGCTGTGCATCGCCGCGTCCGAGGAGTCCGGCGGATCCGACCTGCAGATCGTCGAGACCGAAGTCCGTTCGGCGCGGGACGGTTTCGAGGTCCGCGGAGTGAAGAAGTTCGTATCGCTGTCCCCGATCGCCGACCACATCATGGTGGTGGCCCGCAGCGTCGACCACGACCCGTCCAGCAGGCACGGCAACGTGCTGGTGATCGCGGTGCCTACGTCACAGGTGCAGGTGCAGACCCCGTGGCGCAAGGTCGGCGCCGCGCCGCTGGACACCGCCGCCGTCCACATCGACACCTGGGTGCCCGCCGACCACCTGGTCGCGCGGGCGGGCACCGGGCTGGCCGCGATCTCGTGGGGACTCGCGCACGAACGCATGTCGGTGGCCGGTCAGGTCGCGTCGTCGTGCCAGCGCGCGCTCGGCATCACGCACGCGAGGATGGTGCAGCGCAAGCAGTTCGGCGCCACGTTGTTCGAGCATCAGGCGCTGCGGCTGCGGATGGCCGATCTGCAGGCCCGGGTGGATCTGCTCCGCCACGGCCTCAACGGCATCGCCGCACAGGGACGTCTGGATCTGCGTGCGGCGGCCGCGGTGAAGGTCACGGCCGCCCGGCTCGGCGAGGAGGTGCTGTCGGAGTGCATGCACATCTTCGGCGGCTCGGGGTATCTGGTCGACGAGACGCCGCTGGGCCGCTGGTGGCGTGACATGAAGCTGGCACGCGTCGGCGGCGGCACCGACGAGGTGCTGTGGGAGCTCGTCGCCGCGGCCATGAAGCCGGACTTCGACGGCTACGCAGAGATGGTCGGCGGCGCGGGGTCCTGA
- the crcB gene encoding fluoride efflux transporter CrcB translates to MTDVLVWAGVFLVGGLGAVTRLTVDKAVSRRSTGAFPVGTLAVNISGALLLGFLAGLALPTHVALLAGTAFVGSYTTFSTWMLETHRLAEERQFWLAAANIVVSVVLGLGAALLGQTLGALL, encoded by the coding sequence ATGACCGACGTCCTGGTCTGGGCCGGGGTGTTCCTGGTCGGCGGGTTGGGTGCGGTGACCCGGTTGACGGTCGACAAGGCGGTGTCGCGGCGGAGCACAGGGGCGTTCCCGGTCGGGACGCTTGCGGTCAACATCAGCGGCGCGCTGCTGCTCGGCTTCCTGGCTGGGCTGGCGTTGCCCACGCATGTCGCGCTGCTCGCGGGAACCGCGTTCGTCGGGTCGTATACGACGTTTTCGACGTGGATGCTGGAGACCCACCGGCTCGCCGAGGAGCGCCAGTTCTGGCTAGCGGCGGCCAACATCGTCGTCAGCGTGGTGCTCGGTCTCGGCGCCGCGCTGCTCGGCCAGACGCTGGGGGCCCTGCTGTGA
- the crcB gene encoding fluoride efflux transporter CrcB produces MALDRRELAAVFAGGAIGTLARAGFEEISAADPGRWPWPTFTVNIVGAFLLGVFVTRLLERLPVSSYRRPFLGTGVCGGLTTFSTMQVETLKMVEHGHYGLAAGYVVTSILVGFSAVYLGTVLVRRVRVGRS; encoded by the coding sequence ATGGCGCTCGACCGGCGGGAACTGGCCGCAGTCTTTGCCGGCGGCGCGATCGGCACCCTGGCGCGGGCCGGCTTCGAGGAAATCTCGGCCGCCGACCCGGGCCGCTGGCCGTGGCCGACGTTCACCGTCAACATCGTCGGCGCGTTCCTGCTCGGCGTGTTCGTCACCCGGCTGCTGGAGCGACTGCCGGTGTCGAGTTACCGGCGGCCGTTCCTGGGCACCGGCGTGTGCGGCGGGCTGACGACGTTCTCGACCATGCAGGTCGAGACCCTCAAGATGGTGGAGCACGGGCACTACGGTCTGGCCGCCGGCTACGTGGTGACCAGCATCCTGGTCGGGTTCAGCGCGGTCTATCTGGGCACGGTGCTGGTCCGGCGGGTCCGGGTGGGCCGGTCATGA
- the mbtM gene encoding long-chain-fatty acid--ACP ligase MbtM: protein MSVLATALSEAMTASTSDLVLLDRSSGEWIRHPWQELHTRAENIADRVLNTGDGAVGLVGEPTAEFVAAIHGTWLAGRSLSILPSPVRGADERQWAHATAERFANIGVTQVFSHGGPLELLRDNMFDVAVHDVAAVGHAHRSTTLPLVPTPAGTPAVLQGTAGSTGTPRTALLSPEAVRNNVTALLQHTGTDPAADRGLTWLPLYHDMGLTFLLTGFITGGEMWLAPTAAFAASPFRWLTWLSQSRASLTAAPNFAYSVIGKYARRVPEVDLSHLRFALNGGEPIDCDGFETFLRELARFGLDPGVAAPSYGLAESTCAVTSPRPGTGLLIDEMADPTTATVRRHAVLGDPIPGMELRIVASEHAEQSGDREIGEIQIRGTSMMSGYLGEAPLEPGQWFPTGDLGYQSERGLVVCGRIKELITIAGRNIFPTEVERVAAQVRGVREGAVVAVSSENGSARQGLVIAAEFRGPDEAGARSEVVQRVASQCGVVPADVVFLSPGSLPRTSSGKLRRLDVKRDLEATRV from the coding sequence GTGAGCGTGCTCGCGACCGCGTTGTCGGAGGCGATGACCGCGTCGACGTCCGACCTGGTGCTGCTCGACCGCTCCAGCGGAGAGTGGATCCGGCATCCGTGGCAGGAACTGCACACCCGCGCCGAGAACATCGCCGACCGGGTACTGAACACCGGCGACGGCGCCGTCGGCCTGGTCGGGGAACCGACCGCGGAGTTCGTCGCCGCGATCCACGGCACGTGGCTGGCCGGGCGCTCGCTGTCGATCCTGCCGAGCCCGGTCCGCGGTGCCGACGAGCGCCAGTGGGCGCATGCGACGGCCGAGCGGTTCGCGAACATCGGTGTGACGCAGGTCTTCTCCCACGGCGGCCCGCTGGAGCTGCTGCGCGACAACATGTTCGACGTCGCCGTCCACGACGTGGCGGCGGTTGGCCACGCGCACCGTTCCACCACGCTGCCGTTGGTTCCGACACCCGCGGGCACCCCGGCGGTACTGCAGGGTACGGCCGGATCGACCGGGACACCGCGCACCGCGCTGTTGTCCCCGGAGGCGGTGCGCAACAACGTCACCGCGCTGCTGCAGCACACCGGCACCGACCCCGCCGCCGACCGCGGCCTGACCTGGCTGCCGCTCTACCACGACATGGGTCTGACCTTCCTGCTGACCGGGTTCATCACCGGCGGTGAGATGTGGCTGGCGCCGACGGCGGCGTTCGCCGCATCGCCGTTCCGGTGGCTGACATGGTTGTCCCAGAGCCGCGCAAGTCTCACGGCCGCACCCAATTTCGCGTACTCGGTGATCGGGAAATATGCCCGCCGGGTACCCGAGGTCGATCTGAGCCACCTGCGGTTCGCGCTCAACGGTGGGGAGCCGATCGACTGCGACGGATTCGAGACGTTCCTGCGCGAGCTCGCCCGCTTCGGCCTGGATCCCGGTGTTGCCGCCCCGTCGTACGGACTGGCCGAATCGACCTGCGCGGTGACCTCGCCACGTCCCGGCACCGGCCTGCTCATCGACGAGATGGCCGATCCCACCACCGCTACCGTCCGACGCCACGCCGTGCTCGGCGATCCCATCCCGGGGATGGAGCTGCGCATCGTGGCCTCCGAGCACGCCGAGCAGTCCGGTGACCGCGAGATCGGCGAGATCCAGATCCGCGGGACCTCGATGATGTCGGGCTACCTCGGTGAGGCTCCGCTGGAGCCCGGACAGTGGTTCCCGACCGGCGATCTCGGATACCAGAGCGAGCGCGGCCTGGTGGTGTGCGGACGGATCAAGGAGTTGATCACCATCGCCGGACGCAACATCTTCCCCACCGAGGTCGAACGCGTCGCCGCACAGGTCCGCGGTGTCCGGGAGGGCGCCGTCGTCGCGGTCAGCAGCGAAAACGGTTCGGCGCGGCAAGGTCTCGTCATCGCCGCCGAGTTCCGCGGCCCCGACGAGGCGGGCGCGCGCAGCGAGGTCGTGCAACGGGTCGCGTCGCAGTGCGGTGTCGTTCCGGCCGACGTGGTGTTCCTGTCCCCCGGATCACTGCCGCGCACCAGTTCGGGCAAACTGCGGCGCCTGGACGTCAAACGAGATCTGGAGGCCACGCGGGTATGA
- a CDS encoding HAD family hydrolase: MSENVAPAVLFDIDGTLVDSNYLHVYAWLRAFDEEKLPVESWRVHRCIGMDGSTLVRSLAEDAGEDVLDRLKDAHSRFYKETTSLLAPLPGARDLLRRVAGAGLQVVLATSAPEDELAILREVLDCDDVVAAMTSSSDVDTAKPRPDIVHVALERAGVSAADAVFVGDAVWDCEASARASLPSIGLLSGGVSRGELREAGASDVFENAADLLANLDSTLIGDLAARLTNRT; encoded by the coding sequence GTGAGCGAAAACGTCGCTCCGGCCGTCCTTTTCGACATCGACGGCACCCTGGTCGACTCCAATTACCTGCACGTGTACGCGTGGCTGCGCGCATTCGACGAGGAGAAGCTGCCCGTCGAAAGCTGGCGGGTGCACCGGTGCATCGGGATGGACGGCAGCACGCTGGTGCGCAGCCTCGCCGAAGACGCCGGTGAGGACGTGCTGGACCGCCTCAAGGATGCCCACAGCCGGTTCTACAAGGAGACGACGTCGCTGCTGGCCCCGTTGCCCGGCGCCCGCGACCTGCTGCGGCGGGTCGCGGGGGCGGGGCTTCAGGTGGTGCTGGCGACGTCGGCCCCCGAGGACGAATTGGCCATCCTGCGTGAGGTTCTCGACTGCGATGACGTCGTGGCGGCGATGACGTCGTCGTCCGACGTGGACACCGCGAAGCCCCGACCGGACATCGTCCACGTCGCGCTGGAACGTGCCGGGGTGAGCGCCGCGGACGCGGTGTTCGTCGGCGACGCGGTGTGGGATTGCGAGGCCTCGGCGCGGGCCTCGCTGCCGTCGATCGGGCTGCTCAGCGGCGGTGTGTCGCGGGGCGAACTGCGGGAGGCCGGTGCGTCGGACGTCTTCGAGAACGCCGCTGACCTGTTGGCGAACCTGGATTCGACGCTGATCGGCGATCTGGCCGCGCGGCTCACGAACCGGACGTAG
- a CDS encoding DUF1214 domain-containing protein, with the protein MATRPAPPAGPVSTHARFIGRVGALAVGLGIGAAIAQNCAVAAAEDSPGAAASTSSAPSSSSSSSASSAEIGPRKPQRAAVDAARTARSGRAGDTAESAARPATRGSGSTRGRVDREIDAEAPDGDEAIPEKDLPAEQPEVPVTAAAESTTPATPAKPPPTQDTPAPSTSPLATPEQLEAERIAAATVQTWPVRLMKLVLRAGWLATAQREYSEIGGVDAENRAQLKRAVDEYALGAAFQQQLLNPMQPTVVTQVAPPHTWGGQHVAGSRILYDNPDTVYRFMGVNMTSTYVIRGRFTAEMPADTNFSVLTGLSGITADNLSGRDLVVDEDGSFTITVSGQPPAPGQRNHLQLTADTTLIAVRNTLSDWTTQPPMTLSIERLSGPRNSLFSQLGGFAIPGLGPAVTKSPLLTALVSALPPMTRTPILLRGAFTAVVMALGLGMESKYIKVATTDPDTGERTAPNTLRPPTRNAEFLATQLQSAGYFDLADDEALVVTVTPGNARYFVVPVTNLWTITDNYWDAQTSLNNAQAVANPDGSFTFVLSPTDPGVRNWVSTGGLNRGTVSIRFQDLDLSSPVTPTVTAQRVTLDELAAVLPPTTPYVTEEQRQELLAIRKAGFGQRFPV; encoded by the coding sequence TTGGCAACCAGGCCCGCACCACCGGCCGGCCCGGTGTCCACACACGCCCGCTTCATCGGACGCGTCGGCGCACTCGCCGTCGGACTGGGCATCGGGGCGGCGATCGCGCAGAACTGCGCCGTCGCCGCGGCGGAGGACAGCCCCGGTGCCGCTGCGTCGACCTCCTCGGCGCCGTCTTCCTCGTCGTCCTCGTCGGCCTCCTCGGCGGAGATCGGTCCGCGCAAACCGCAGCGCGCGGCCGTCGACGCGGCGCGGACAGCGCGCTCCGGGCGAGCCGGCGACACCGCCGAGTCCGCGGCCCGTCCGGCCACCCGCGGGTCCGGTTCGACCCGGGGTCGGGTCGACAGGGAGATCGACGCCGAGGCGCCCGACGGTGACGAGGCGATCCCCGAGAAGGACCTGCCCGCCGAGCAACCCGAGGTTCCCGTGACCGCGGCGGCCGAGTCCACGACCCCGGCCACACCGGCGAAACCGCCGCCGACCCAGGACACACCGGCCCCGTCGACCAGCCCGCTGGCCACCCCTGAACAGCTCGAGGCCGAGCGGATCGCGGCCGCGACGGTCCAGACCTGGCCGGTGCGGCTGATGAAACTGGTGCTGCGCGCCGGCTGGCTGGCCACCGCGCAGCGCGAGTACAGCGAGATCGGCGGGGTGGACGCCGAGAACCGGGCGCAGCTGAAGCGCGCGGTCGACGAGTACGCCCTCGGTGCCGCGTTCCAGCAGCAGCTGCTCAACCCGATGCAGCCGACGGTCGTCACACAGGTCGCCCCGCCGCACACCTGGGGCGGACAGCACGTCGCGGGGTCACGGATCCTCTACGACAACCCCGACACCGTCTACCGGTTCATGGGCGTGAACATGACCTCCACCTACGTGATCCGCGGCCGGTTCACCGCCGAGATGCCCGCCGACACCAACTTCAGCGTGCTGACCGGGCTGTCCGGGATCACCGCCGACAACCTCAGCGGTCGCGACCTCGTCGTCGACGAGGACGGCTCGTTCACCATCACCGTCAGCGGCCAGCCGCCCGCCCCGGGGCAGCGCAACCATCTGCAGCTGACCGCGGACACCACGCTGATCGCGGTGCGCAACACGCTGTCGGACTGGACCACCCAGCCCCCGATGACGTTGTCCATCGAACGGCTGTCGGGCCCGCGCAACAGCTTGTTCAGCCAGCTCGGCGGCTTCGCGATCCCCGGCCTGGGGCCCGCGGTCACCAAGAGCCCGCTATTGACGGCGCTGGTGTCGGCGCTGCCACCGATGACGCGCACCCCGATCCTGCTGCGCGGCGCGTTCACCGCCGTGGTGATGGCGCTCGGTCTCGGCATGGAATCCAAGTACATCAAGGTCGCGACCACCGACCCGGACACCGGCGAGCGGACCGCGCCGAACACGTTGCGCCCGCCGACCCGGAACGCCGAGTTCCTCGCAACCCAACTGCAGAGCGCCGGGTATTTCGACCTCGCCGACGACGAAGCGCTCGTCGTCACCGTCACACCGGGCAACGCGCGGTACTTCGTCGTGCCGGTGACGAACCTGTGGACCATCACCGACAACTACTGGGACGCCCAGACCAGCCTCAACAATGCCCAGGCCGTGGCCAATCCGGACGGCAGCTTCACGTTCGTGCTGTCGCCGACCGATCCGGGCGTGCGCAACTGGGTGTCGACGGGCGGCCTGAACCGGGGCACCGTGTCGATCCGGTTCCAGGATCTGGATCTGAGCTCGCCGGTGACACCGACCGTGACGGCGCAACGGGTGACGCTCGACGAGCTGGCCGCGGTGCTGCCGCCGACGACGCCGTACGTCACCGAGGAGCAGCGTCAGGAACTCCTCGCGATCCGGAAAGCGGGCTTCGGGCAGCGCTTCCCGGTTTGA
- a CDS encoding acyl carrier protein, whose product MTTSPAPSAPTPDSISAALADILREDLNVDISRVTRDSRLIDDVGLDSVAFAVGMVAIEDKLGVALSEEDLLTCDTVGDLEAAILAKVPAGQ is encoded by the coding sequence ATGACCACATCCCCGGCACCGTCGGCGCCGACCCCCGACAGCATCAGCGCGGCGCTGGCCGACATCCTGCGCGAGGACCTCAACGTCGACATCAGCCGGGTGACCCGGGATTCGCGCCTGATCGACGACGTCGGCCTCGATTCGGTGGCGTTCGCGGTCGGCATGGTCGCGATCGAGGACAAGCTCGGAGTGGCCCTGTCCGAGGAGGATCTGCTCACCTGCGACACCGTCGGCGACCTGGAGGCGGCGATCCTGGCGAAGGTGCCCGCAGGACAGTGA
- a CDS encoding GNAT family N-acetyltransferase has product MTDVLPILPRELTEISDEVRAVPAPPIPRLADPYSIRLVDPDVDAAMISEWMNRPHLAEAWEYDRPVEWWHGYLRAQLAGNYSRPLIGTFKGEPHGYVEVYRAAKDSIAPRYDADPWDLGLHAAIADLDIVNRGFGPLLLPRLAASLFEIEPRCLRIMFDPDHRNTGARRLCEYARCEFLGEHQMSNRRMALYALHRPA; this is encoded by the coding sequence ATGACTGATGTGCTGCCGATCCTGCCCAGGGAACTCACCGAGATCAGCGACGAGGTGCGTGCGGTGCCTGCGCCGCCGATCCCGCGGCTGGCCGACCCGTACTCGATCCGGCTCGTCGATCCCGACGTCGACGCCGCGATGATCTCGGAATGGATGAACCGCCCGCACCTGGCCGAGGCGTGGGAGTACGACCGGCCGGTCGAATGGTGGCACGGCTATCTGCGGGCGCAGTTGGCGGGCAACTACTCCCGGCCGTTGATCGGCACTTTCAAGGGCGAGCCGCACGGCTATGTCGAGGTCTACCGCGCGGCGAAGGATTCGATCGCGCCGCGCTACGACGCCGACCCGTGGGATCTCGGGTTACACGCCGCGATCGCCGATCTCGACATCGTCAACCGTGGGTTCGGGCCGCTGCTGTTGCCCCGGTTGGCAGCCAGCCTGTTCGAGATCGAACCGCGGTGCCTGCGCATCATGTTCGACCCGGACCACCGCAACACCGGTGCCCGACGCCTGTGTGAATACGCCAGGTGCGAGTTCCTCGGCGAACACCAGATGTCGAACCGCCGGATGGCGCTGTACGCGCTGCACCGACCCGCGTGA
- a CDS encoding DUF808 domain-containing protein → MSGGLFALLDDVAMLARLAAASIDDIGAATGRATAKAAGVVIDDTAVTPQYVHGLAAERELPIIKRIAIGSLRNKIIFILPAALLLSQFLPVLLTPILMLGATYLCFEGAEKVFGMFSKGGHDAHAAPAAAGQDAEKFMVTGAIRTDFILSAEIMVIALNEVANQPFIPRLIILLIVALVITAAVYGVVAAIVKMDDIGLRLAQRSSAFVAKIGRGLVAGMPKLLSALSVIGTVAMLWVGGHILLVGTDELGWHGPYSLVHHAEELVHHVAGAGAILAWLVNTAASAVIGLVVGSIVAGIVHILPFGKKH, encoded by the coding sequence ATGAGTGGGGGCCTCTTCGCGCTTCTCGACGACGTCGCCATGCTGGCGCGCCTGGCTGCCGCGTCGATCGACGATATCGGCGCGGCGACCGGCAGGGCCACCGCGAAGGCAGCCGGGGTGGTCATCGACGACACTGCGGTGACCCCGCAGTACGTGCACGGGCTGGCGGCCGAGCGGGAACTGCCGATCATCAAGCGGATCGCGATCGGCTCGCTGCGCAACAAGATCATCTTCATCCTGCCCGCGGCGCTGCTGCTGAGCCAGTTCCTGCCGGTGTTGCTGACCCCGATCCTGATGCTGGGCGCGACCTATCTGTGCTTCGAGGGCGCCGAGAAGGTGTTCGGGATGTTCTCCAAGGGCGGCCACGACGCCCACGCGGCACCGGCCGCCGCGGGTCAGGACGCCGAGAAGTTCATGGTGACCGGCGCGATCCGCACCGACTTCATCCTGTCCGCCGAGATCATGGTCATCGCCCTCAACGAGGTGGCCAACCAGCCGTTCATACCGCGGCTGATCATCCTGTTGATCGTCGCGCTCGTGATCACCGCCGCGGTCTACGGCGTCGTCGCGGCGATCGTCAAGATGGACGACATCGGGCTGAGGCTGGCCCAGCGGTCGTCGGCTTTCGTCGCCAAGATCGGCCGCGGCCTGGTGGCCGGTATGCCGAAGCTGCTCTCCGCGCTGTCGGTGATCGGCACCGTCGCGATGCTGTGGGTCGGCGGGCACATCCTGCTGGTCGGCACCGACGAACTGGGCTGGCACGGACCGTATTCGCTGGTGCACCACGCCGAGGAGCTGGTCCACCACGTGGCCGGGGCCGGGGCGATCCTGGCCTGGCTGGTCAACACCGCCGCCTCAGCGGTGATCGGCTTGGTGGTCGGCTCGATCGTGGCCGGCATCGTGCACATCCTGCCGTTCGGCAAGAAGCACTGA